A part of Streptomyces sp. NBC_01210 genomic DNA contains:
- a CDS encoding aminotransferase class I/II-fold pyridoxal phosphate-dependent enzyme — translation MAAQYSIEGTTAKGIAASVERAVADGGLGPGDALPPVRRLADDLGVSAGTVATAYKELRRRGVVVTRGRGGTVVAAAPAVASRRPPKVPEGLRDLAGGHPDPAFLPDLMPPARLSPGARSHRSAPRLPELEHAVRAWIGDEGVPVEDITFAHGALDCVARLLSTELRPGDAVAMEDPGYHHLLDLLQALGLRSVAVAVDDEGMRPEALDAALRAGARAVVSSPRAQNPYGGCFSAGRRDALVDVLRDSPKVLVIENDHASDISGAPLNSLTAGDLSRWAHVRTVTKYLGTDLRWAAAACDPTTLARHDGRLLLTSGWISHLLQRTVLGLMTDRDTMTQVGRARTAYGERRAALVAALDSHGVDAHGVSGMNVWVPVRDESAVVNGLRSRGWWVAAGARFRIASGPGVRITTAELEPAEAGRLASDFAAVLGESEATYGG, via the coding sequence GTGGCAGCACAATATTCGATCGAGGGTACGACCGCCAAGGGGATTGCCGCGTCCGTCGAACGGGCCGTGGCGGACGGGGGTTTGGGGCCCGGGGACGCCCTGCCGCCTGTCCGGCGGCTCGCCGACGATCTCGGGGTCAGTGCCGGGACGGTCGCGACGGCGTACAAGGAGCTCCGTCGACGCGGCGTCGTGGTGACGCGCGGACGGGGCGGGACGGTGGTCGCCGCGGCGCCGGCAGTGGCTTCCCGGCGGCCGCCGAAGGTGCCCGAGGGGCTGCGGGATCTGGCCGGCGGGCACCCCGATCCGGCCTTCCTGCCGGACCTGATGCCGCCCGCGCGCCTCTCCCCCGGGGCCCGTTCGCACCGTTCGGCCCCCAGGCTGCCGGAGCTGGAGCACGCGGTCCGGGCCTGGATCGGCGACGAAGGGGTGCCGGTCGAGGACATCACCTTCGCGCACGGGGCGCTCGACTGTGTGGCGCGGCTGCTCTCCACCGAGCTGCGGCCGGGCGATGCGGTGGCGATGGAGGATCCGGGCTACCACCATCTGCTCGATCTGCTACAGGCGTTGGGGCTGCGGTCGGTGGCGGTGGCGGTGGATGACGAGGGCATGCGGCCGGAGGCGCTGGACGCGGCGCTGCGGGCGGGGGCACGGGCCGTCGTATCCAGTCCGCGGGCACAGAATCCGTACGGTGGCTGCTTCTCGGCCGGGCGGCGCGACGCGCTCGTGGACGTACTGCGGGACTCGCCCAAGGTACTGGTGATCGAGAACGACCACGCCTCGGACATCTCGGGCGCGCCGCTCAACTCTCTTACCGCGGGAGACCTTTCACGCTGGGCGCATGTCCGGACCGTCACCAAGTATCTGGGGACTGATCTGCGGTGGGCCGCGGCCGCCTGCGATCCGACGACGCTGGCGCGGCACGACGGCCGGCTGCTGCTGACATCCGGCTGGATCAGTCATCTGCTGCAGCGGACCGTGCTCGGGCTGATGACCGATCGGGACACGATGACACAGGTGGGACGGGCGCGGACGGCCTACGGGGAGCGGCGAGCGGCCCTGGTGGCCGCGCTGGACTCACATGGTGTCGACGCACATGGTGTGAGCGGTATGAATGTGTGGGTGCCGGTGCGCGACGAGTCCGCAGTCGTCAACGGGCTGCGGTCCAGGGGCTGGTGGGTCGCGGCAGGGGCGAGGTTCCGGATCGCCTCGGGGCCGGGCGTAAGGATCACGACGGCGGAGCTGGAGCCGGCGGAGGCGGGGAGGCTGGCCTCGGACTTCGCGGCGGTGCTGGGTGAGTCCGAGGCCACGTACGGGGGGTAG